From one Streptomyces sp. N50 genomic stretch:
- a CDS encoding 2OG-Fe(II) oxygenase produces MDGTNWSALAEELDLYGSAPTAQLLTPAECRDLAALYEKPELFRTTVDMARHRFGSGEYRYFTHDLPAPVAALRAALYPRLLPIARDWAARLDRHSPWPDDLDEWLARCHAAGQARSAQILLRYGEGDWNALHRDVFGELVFPLQVVIGLDEYGTDYTGGEFLMVEQRPRAQSRATATPLQQGHGLVFTTRDRPVRTKRGWSAGAMRHGVSTVRSGRRHALGLVFHDAS; encoded by the coding sequence ATGGATGGCACCAACTGGTCAGCTCTGGCAGAGGAGTTGGACCTGTACGGCAGCGCGCCGACCGCACAACTGCTCACACCCGCTGAGTGCCGCGACCTGGCCGCGCTGTACGAGAAGCCGGAACTGTTCCGCACCACCGTCGACATGGCCCGCCACCGCTTCGGCTCCGGCGAGTACCGCTACTTCACCCACGACCTCCCCGCACCGGTAGCCGCCCTGCGCGCCGCCCTCTACCCGCGCCTGCTCCCCATCGCCCGCGACTGGGCGGCCCGCCTCGACCGCCACTCCCCCTGGCCGGACGACCTGGACGAGTGGCTGGCCCGCTGCCACGCCGCCGGCCAGGCCCGTTCGGCCCAGATCCTGCTGCGCTACGGCGAGGGCGACTGGAACGCCCTCCACCGCGACGTCTTCGGCGAGTTGGTCTTCCCCCTCCAGGTGGTGATCGGCCTCGACGAGTACGGCACCGACTACACGGGCGGCGAGTTCCTGATGGTCGAGCAACGCCCCCGAGCCCAGTCCCGGGCCACCGCGACCCCGCTCCAGCAGGGCCACGGCCTCGTCTTCACGACCCGCGACCGCCCGGTACGGACGAAGCGCGGCTGGTCGGCGGGGGCCATGCGACACGGGGTCAGCACCGTACGCTCCGGCAGGCGTCACGCGTTGGGATTGGTGTTCCACGACGCGTCCTGA
- a CDS encoding methylated-DNA--[protein]-cysteine S-methyltransferase: MTTICTLTDSPLGELLLTGEKSPTGTTLITSLTMPDHPSIPADRQRDDEAFTEATRQLSAYFAGHLTRFELPLAAEGTEFQQRVWQSLDEIPYGTTTTYGALAERLGVPRAEVRALGAALGANPLLLVRPCHRVIGADGSMRGYAAGVERKVRLLTHEGALQPMLG, encoded by the coding sequence ATGACCACGATCTGCACACTCACCGACAGCCCCCTGGGCGAGCTGCTCCTGACCGGCGAGAAGTCGCCGACCGGCACCACCCTCATCACGTCGCTGACCATGCCGGACCACCCGAGCATCCCCGCCGACCGGCAACGCGACGACGAGGCCTTCACCGAGGCCACCCGCCAACTGTCCGCGTACTTCGCCGGACACCTCACCCGCTTCGAACTCCCCCTCGCCGCCGAGGGAACGGAGTTCCAGCAGCGCGTCTGGCAGTCCCTCGACGAGATCCCGTACGGCACCACGACGACGTACGGCGCCCTCGCCGAACGCCTGGGCGTACCGCGCGCCGAAGTCCGCGCACTGGGCGCGGCCCTCGGCGCCAACCCGCTCCTGCTGGTGCGACCGTGCCATCGGGTGATCGGCGCGGACGGCTCGATGCGGGGTTACGCCGCCGGTGTCGAACGCAAGGTACGTCTGCTGACCCACGAGGGCGCCCTGCAACCGATGCTCGGCTGA
- a CDS encoding toxin Doc, with the protein MPVIHIDVPWLLQRHEEVLPDQPTINDFSALVAAVARHRVDPPRLGIDSDPAWRATALLHTLALLKPLPSANARFACATAVAYMFVSGVGIDPPYGALVDLARDLISGKTDVYGAADRLRSWQI; encoded by the coding sequence ATGCCCGTCATCCATATCGACGTGCCCTGGCTGCTCCAGCGCCATGAGGAAGTCCTGCCGGACCAGCCCACCATCAACGACTTCTCGGCGTTAGTCGCAGCCGTAGCCCGCCACCGCGTCGACCCGCCCCGCCTCGGCATCGACTCCGACCCGGCCTGGCGGGCCACCGCCCTGCTGCACACACTCGCCCTGCTGAAGCCCCTGCCCTCGGCCAACGCCCGCTTCGCCTGCGCCACGGCCGTCGCCTACATGTTCGTCAGTGGCGTCGGCATCGATCCGCCCTACGGCGCCCTCGTCGACCTCGCCCGCGATCTGATCTCCGGCAAGACGGATGTCTACGGCGCGGCGGACCGGCTGCGGTCCTGGCAGATCTGA